TTATTCTGTGCTGGATCTCCTCTTTTGTATCCAGATGCTCCTACATGGAAGCTCAACTTCATCGACGGAAGGTATCACACCGGACCAATCCCGATACATTTCTTTTAGTTTTATCGAATGCCTCGGTGTATCAGTAAGATTCACAAATGAAATTACATTACTTTGAGGGGCCTTTCTAGTACAGGCCGCAAAAAACCCATTCATACCGTCGAGAAACACCCTTGGTTCTCCACCTCTGAGTGATATCGCTTCTCTTAGGAGCTCTATTCCGTTCTTGTCTACTCGCGCCATGTCATCACTATTGAGCATCATTCCGTCAAGCAATCCCACAGACAGGGCAAAGATTCTCTTTTCTTCTTCGGTGAGATCACAGTCCCCCAGTATGATCGTATCGGGATCATTAAGCCACAGTCTTCGGTGCATGAAAGATCTAGTATATGCGTTTCTCAAGCAGAATCTTGCACTGGGAACCCCGATATCCATAGGTTCACCGTTCCAATGAGGAGCAGTATCTGATCCTATCCTCATTCCATCGACAAAACCGACTGAAGGGAGAAGTGGCGCTCCACAACCAAGAATGAAGCAATCCTTTCCCGCAGAGTTTCTGATTATCCGCATTCCTTTTCTGTAGGCTTGAACGGGAGTGCCGCTTTCATCAAACCTCCTTCCCGGGATAGCTCCGGCGAAGAGGAAATCTATCTTCAAGTAATCGAAGCCAGAATCTCTAATAGACTTTATCAAGTTTTCAAGATAACTTAAGACTTCTGGATTCGTACTGTCGAGGGCGAATATCCGCTTTCCCCAGTTTCTGTAAGCGACTTTGGGGCTTTCATCATCGTCTCTCACAAACCAATTTCTGTGTTCGTTGAACAGTCTAGAGGTCTCAGAAGCGGAAAAGGGTGCTATCCAGAGTCCTGCGTTGAACCCTTCTCCCCTGATTTCCGATGCGATCTCCTTCAATTGGGGAAACTTGGAGTTGGTTTGAAGCCAATCACCTATGTCTTCTTGATAGCCGTCATCCAGTTGAACGAGTCTGTAATCTATCTTCTCTCGATCTCTGATTTCTGCAAGAAGCCTCACATTCTTAGACAGTTCCTCGAAAGTGATCTCTGTGAAATAGTGGTACCAGCTGCACCATCCGATCCCTTCGAATTCTCTGAATTCCACTGAGTTCTTCTCCCTTATCAAGTCAGCATACTCTTCAAGCATTTCCCAGAGAGTATCACTGCCATATATAGCCATTGTCTCCAGTTCAATCGATTCATTAGGCAGTAGTCTGGTTCCAAAGAGATCCGCAACACCCTTAATGCTTGAGGATTCATCGTTCCATAGGAAATACTGATGGGAGAACTTACTGGAGATGAAACCCACTAGAAGTTCATCTGTAGCAATGAAGTAGTCACTGGGTCTAGACCCCTCTCTCAAAACTTCTGGAATAGGGGTAGCTGCAAGAAGGCTGATCCCCTGGGAATCGGCAAATTGAACGAAAGGTTCAACAACAGGTTGTTCCCAGTAGGCCTTGAAGGGAAACCAGGACTGCCAGTTGTTATAATAAACGGGTTCACTGACGTCTTGAATTTCAATCAGACCCACCTTCCCAACTCTCTGTGGAGAATCGCTTACATTTCGAATTGTAACTTGAACAAGGACAGCAGATGAACCCGGAAGACTGGAGAAGGCATAGTCAGCTCTCAGGTCTTCTTCCTCTATCTTGAACTCTCTCCCACCGGCAACAATCAACTCTTTGATGCTCTCAACTCTTATTTTGAGCACTTTTCATCACCTCGCAGTTTTGCTTTCAATTATAGGCTAGTGCTAAAATAAGTTGAATCATGGTCTCACCATTGGTACCAGTTGGAAAGCCGTTTACGCTATCAATTCTGATTGGCTGTTTTTGATACTCCGTCAGACGCTAAGTTTCAAGCATTTTCATTCCCGCATCTTCCTTCACAAAGGAGAACCGAAAATCTGGTAACCGGGCTTCAAATTTGCTTCAGTGCAATGTCCAGATCTTCAAGAAGGTCCTCAATGTTCTCAATGCCTACAGAGAGTCTTACTCCTCCTTCAGAAAGGCCAACCTCCCTTAACTGCTCGCTGTTGAATGAGGAATGGCTGGTAAGAACCGGAATTGTTGCTAGAGACTCGACTCCGGCCAAACTTGTAGCT
This Mesotoga infera DNA region includes the following protein-coding sequences:
- a CDS encoding alpha-galactosidase produces the protein MLKIRVESIKELIVAGGREFKIEEEDLRADYAFSSLPGSSAVLVQVTIRNVSDSPQRVGKVGLIEIQDVSEPVYYNNWQSWFPFKAYWEQPVVEPFVQFADSQGISLLAATPIPEVLREGSRPSDYFIATDELLVGFISSKFSHQYFLWNDESSSIKGVADLFGTRLLPNESIELETMAIYGSDTLWEMLEEYADLIREKNSVEFREFEGIGWCSWYHYFTEITFEELSKNVRLLAEIRDREKIDYRLVQLDDGYQEDIGDWLQTNSKFPQLKEIASEIRGEGFNAGLWIAPFSASETSRLFNEHRNWFVRDDDESPKVAYRNWGKRIFALDSTNPEVLSYLENLIKSIRDSGFDYLKIDFLFAGAIPGRRFDESGTPVQAYRKGMRIIRNSAGKDCFILGCGAPLLPSVGFVDGMRIGSDTAPHWNGEPMDIGVPSARFCLRNAYTRSFMHRRLWLNDPDTIILGDCDLTEEEKRIFALSVGLLDGMMLNSDDMARVDKNGIELLREAISLRGGEPRVFLDGMNGFFAACTRKAPQSNVISFVNLTDTPRHSIKLKEMYRDWSGVIPSVDEVELPCRSIWIQKRRSSTE